One segment of Rubripirellula amarantea DNA contains the following:
- a CDS encoding TIGR03545 family protein: MIRWTFVLTRLIVVVAIVVLLGFGLGPVASYVTVRGIEQATGAKAEIANTKVGLFPPRVQYLDVHIADPRDDKEMRDAVVADSIELVIDGQALMQRRWVASDGRITGLKIGTRRESSGHLEKEPEEEVESTGPSMLDRLVGDASDKLSDTADAVVGDLETLRRSKEIRARWETEYANMTDRARALEQSIREIRDRARGIDNPLRDWEELQRTLAEARAARDELLQIRTTIDGLPGQLQTDLAALDEAKRIDMEKVDRYVPGDLTGAGEFGVDIIASSVRDQIAQVKSYLDGGRTLANYTIVAPETERTRGEDYDLSSVARPSLMVRRCEIGGTMRAGGDIYEMTGVVENMTPSPDLLAEPTRARLNLDGPDSMRVEYVRDRRMGNDVDLMTLHWPEMNAKPMKLGKGGSAVAVSGGKRELWVQIRTEGDAVEGRFVSKQTGVQLDLNVADKFAGKAGVESLRNSLAAVDRIEVDANFSGTWKKLDLNMNTNLGQILRRAGEDAVADQLRASKEKLAAEVNKVHAEQTMALRQWLSEQAGEARTLLASADASIEEMRTKVLSKVGNTDEVEMIGSRLRSAVMGSLR, encoded by the coding sequence ATGATTCGCTGGACATTCGTTTTGACACGGCTGATTGTCGTTGTCGCCATTGTTGTATTGTTGGGCTTCGGACTCGGTCCCGTTGCCAGCTATGTTACGGTTCGAGGAATCGAGCAAGCGACTGGCGCAAAAGCCGAGATTGCTAATACCAAGGTGGGCTTGTTCCCGCCTCGAGTGCAGTATCTCGATGTTCATATCGCTGATCCGCGTGACGACAAGGAAATGCGTGACGCCGTGGTTGCCGACTCGATCGAATTGGTCATCGATGGCCAAGCGTTGATGCAACGTCGCTGGGTTGCCAGTGATGGTCGCATCACGGGATTGAAGATTGGCACCCGTCGTGAGAGCTCGGGACACCTCGAAAAAGAGCCTGAGGAAGAAGTCGAAAGCACCGGTCCATCGATGCTCGATCGCTTGGTCGGCGATGCCAGTGACAAACTATCTGACACCGCCGATGCCGTTGTCGGTGATCTCGAAACCCTTCGCCGCAGCAAAGAAATCCGTGCTCGCTGGGAAACCGAATACGCGAACATGACGGACCGCGCTCGAGCCTTGGAACAAAGCATTCGCGAAATTCGTGATCGTGCTCGCGGCATCGACAATCCTCTTCGCGACTGGGAAGAATTGCAACGCACCCTCGCCGAAGCACGTGCCGCTCGTGATGAACTACTTCAAATTCGCACCACGATCGATGGACTGCCCGGGCAACTGCAGACGGACCTTGCTGCACTCGACGAAGCCAAGCGAATCGACATGGAAAAGGTTGACCGGTACGTTCCCGGCGATTTAACCGGTGCCGGCGAATTTGGCGTCGATATCATCGCCAGTTCAGTGCGAGATCAAATTGCTCAAGTGAAATCGTATCTCGATGGAGGTCGGACGCTTGCCAACTACACCATCGTCGCGCCAGAGACCGAGCGGACTCGTGGTGAAGATTACGATTTGAGTTCGGTTGCTCGTCCGAGTTTGATGGTCCGCCGATGTGAAATTGGTGGCACCATGCGAGCGGGCGGTGACATCTACGAAATGACCGGCGTGGTTGAAAATATGACGCCGAGCCCCGACCTGTTGGCCGAACCGACTCGAGCTCGTTTGAACTTAGATGGCCCTGATTCGATGCGAGTGGAGTACGTGCGTGATCGTCGAATGGGCAACGATGTTGACCTGATGACACTGCACTGGCCTGAAATGAATGCCAAGCCAATGAAACTTGGTAAGGGTGGTTCAGCGGTCGCCGTCAGTGGCGGCAAGCGAGAATTGTGGGTTCAAATTCGCACCGAAGGTGATGCCGTTGAAGGTCGGTTCGTCAGCAAACAAACGGGAGTACAACTTGACCTCAACGTAGCTGATAAGTTCGCCGGCAAGGCGGGTGTTGAATCGCTCCGCAACAGTCTTGCTGCAGTTGATCGCATTGAAGTCGACGCAAACTTTTCAGGTACCTGGAAAAAACTCGATCTGAATATGAACACCAACCTTGGCCAGATCTTGCGTCGGGCTGGCGAAGATGCGGTGGCCGATCAATTGCGTGCTTCGAAAGAGAAGTTGGCGGCCGAGGTGAACAAGGTTCACGCTGAGCAAACGATGGCACTTCGACAATGGCTCAGCGAACAGGCTGGCGAAGCCCGCACGTTATTAGCCAGTGCAGACGCTTCCATCGAAGAGATGCGAACAAAAGTGTTAAGCAAGGTTGGCAACACCGACGAGGTCGAAATGATCGGCAGTCGTCTGCGAAGTGCCGTGATGGGATCGCTACGTTAG
- a CDS encoding DUF2062 domain-containing protein, which yields MILWTIKLIGFVRKAIAGRKYPSQLAWAVAFGVLLGIVPHGNLLAVAILFVVLSLRLNHAMAALTAVGVSFLATKLDPVSHTLGETMLNHEKISPIAMQVWEFPMVPWTDLNNTVVLGSFTIGLVALLPIFLITYPVFRMFAPKVNAQDETEQGDLGEAKATTKKRRQRSSSDEITYVDHGQVGVPSPRRDQQDQPSPRPTRSEKADGEPIHFVEIQRTDPPVGIAAPASHSDHRSTVETRIDVIRVKDSADAHQNSSDTSASPVADRKVADNEAQPMDEALNYLLRQLRDSQQRNVA from the coding sequence ATGATCCTTTGGACGATAAAACTGATTGGCTTTGTGCGAAAGGCGATTGCGGGACGTAAGTACCCGTCGCAGCTCGCTTGGGCCGTCGCCTTTGGCGTGCTGCTGGGAATCGTTCCGCACGGCAACTTGCTCGCTGTCGCGATTCTTTTTGTGGTTCTGTCGCTTAGGCTTAACCATGCGATGGCAGCACTTACCGCCGTCGGTGTCTCGTTCTTGGCAACCAAGCTTGATCCGGTTTCGCACACACTTGGCGAAACCATGCTCAATCACGAAAAGATCTCGCCCATCGCGATGCAGGTTTGGGAATTTCCCATGGTGCCTTGGACGGATCTAAACAACACCGTCGTGCTAGGAAGTTTCACCATCGGCTTGGTCGCGTTGCTGCCGATTTTCTTGATCACGTATCCCGTTTTTAGGATGTTCGCACCCAAGGTCAATGCTCAAGACGAGACTGAGCAAGGTGACTTGGGCGAAGCAAAAGCAACCACAAAAAAACGTCGTCAGCGAAGTTCGTCCGACGAGATCACCTACGTCGATCACGGCCAGGTTGGTGTCCCATCGCCGCGACGCGATCAGCAAGACCAACCAAGTCCTCGCCCAACGCGATCTGAAAAGGCAGACGGCGAGCCGATTCATTTCGTTGAGATCCAACGGACCGATCCACCTGTGGGTATCGCTGCACCTGCTTCGCATAGTGACCACCGAAGCACGGTCGAAACTCGTATCGACGTCATCCGCGTCAAAGATTCCGCGGACGCCCACCAAAATTCATCTGACACATCTGCATCGCCAGTCGCGGATCGCAAGGTCGCCGACAATGAAGCTCAGCCGATGGACGAAGCACTGAACTATCTGCTTCGCCAATTGCGAGACTCGCAGCAAAGGAACGTAGCATGA
- a CDS encoding PD-(D/E)XK nuclease family protein yields MKQNLRETIYLGWDAPLLPAAVQTLISRFQVDDRVELENVLCVLPTARGANRLKKLLFDATASASLMLELPTIITTGELPERLYHPNYPAALEFEQTLAWAGVLRHTHADDLKVLVPSLPTEDAVGAWLELAGTIRRLHGELSTSMLSFDDVAGQAETDGEKRRWELLATLSHQYETELERVQLADPDNARIDAIQKRSCRCDQTIVLIGTSDMSDLLLRMLEVAKADVIAMVAAPKSMANRFDKFGCVHTERWLEHELPLNDEHLVPADDISDQAVAVAQSLDEQIKVVGHRESGQRVVIGVTDETHVGPVEMELRGSGHHTFRGLGWTVASTSIGRLFDLTSAHLQLRTWRTLAALVRHSHVAHQITQSLELENSAKWIENLDGLLANHYPTRIDGELPTVAISRHSVAIEVAKWVDQWLQPFWGGLGKTSAGKKSASRKSATKTIGGWCSTIADWLDSVPSPLPEHQSHRTSMATHAAKTLLQRFASLNSDLDLTVTGGIAMEMMSVRLADLRVVGTPDANDIEIIGWLDLALDDADAMTVIGFNHPFVPSAVTSDPFLPGSLRTMLRMADNDRRFARDIYAAQLVLSTRRHTRFIVGKNGADGSPTPPSRLIAAAPKPDIARRVRNLLEGKRELAQVVHSWDKGPDVTHLPIPKFDLSKERKSASDPIVKVMSVTAFRDYLTCPYRFYIRHVLKYKPLDDEGRELAANQFGDLVHGALEDFGNSPYKGESSVSKIEAALLEYLHAYADRYYGGDTSMAVTLQVTQAERRLKAVAIEQAQRIEQGWTIHATEASVSESAGACITVPEGKMGIRGRFDRIDFHAQTGRWAILDYKTHGHSPEKKHFKKIDGVPTWIDLQLPLYRMMIPYLDLGKDASPANVELGYFNVSEKDEETKINLATFTPEQLDEADEIICRCVSGVLREEFEPTDQHVDFDDYSMILQTGIADRMLDRDEVWGQGE; encoded by the coding sequence GTGAAACAAAACTTACGTGAAACGATTTACTTGGGCTGGGACGCTCCCTTGTTGCCAGCGGCCGTGCAAACCTTGATCAGTCGGTTTCAAGTCGATGATCGAGTTGAGCTCGAAAACGTGCTGTGCGTTCTTCCAACCGCTCGCGGCGCCAATCGTTTGAAAAAGCTGCTCTTCGATGCGACCGCTTCAGCATCCTTAATGCTAGAGCTACCCACCATCATTACCACCGGCGAGCTTCCTGAACGGCTCTATCATCCTAACTATCCAGCCGCATTAGAGTTTGAACAAACGCTGGCCTGGGCGGGGGTACTGCGTCACACGCATGCTGATGATCTAAAGGTTTTGGTGCCGAGCCTACCAACGGAAGATGCCGTTGGCGCTTGGTTGGAACTCGCCGGCACCATTCGCAGACTGCACGGTGAGCTTTCCACTAGTATGCTTTCGTTTGACGACGTTGCCGGTCAAGCAGAAACCGACGGAGAAAAACGCCGCTGGGAACTATTGGCGACGCTTTCGCACCAGTACGAAACGGAACTCGAACGAGTGCAGCTTGCCGATCCCGACAATGCTCGGATCGATGCAATTCAAAAGCGATCATGCCGCTGCGATCAAACCATCGTGCTGATCGGAACCAGCGACATGAGCGATTTGTTGTTGCGGATGTTGGAGGTGGCCAAAGCGGACGTGATTGCGATGGTGGCGGCGCCGAAAAGCATGGCCAATCGATTTGACAAGTTCGGCTGCGTTCACACCGAGCGATGGCTCGAACACGAATTGCCACTTAACGATGAACACCTCGTTCCTGCGGACGATATTTCTGACCAAGCGGTCGCGGTTGCTCAATCGCTTGACGAACAAATCAAAGTCGTGGGCCATCGAGAAAGCGGCCAACGCGTCGTGATTGGCGTCACCGACGAAACTCACGTTGGGCCGGTAGAAATGGAACTTCGAGGATCGGGACATCACACTTTTCGTGGACTCGGTTGGACCGTTGCCTCGACTTCAATCGGAAGGCTGTTCGATTTGACGTCGGCTCACTTGCAGCTTCGCACGTGGCGAACGTTGGCTGCTTTGGTTCGTCATTCCCACGTGGCTCACCAGATTACTCAGTCGCTTGAACTGGAAAACTCCGCCAAGTGGATCGAAAACTTAGACGGGTTGTTGGCGAATCACTATCCTACGCGCATCGACGGCGAACTTCCCACGGTTGCGATTAGCAGGCACTCCGTAGCGATCGAGGTCGCGAAGTGGGTCGACCAATGGCTTCAACCGTTTTGGGGTGGCCTAGGTAAAACATCAGCAGGCAAAAAATCAGCGAGTAGAAAGTCAGCAACCAAAACGATCGGCGGCTGGTGTAGCACGATCGCAGATTGGCTGGACTCGGTGCCATCGCCGCTACCGGAGCACCAATCGCACCGCACGTCGATGGCTACTCACGCGGCGAAAACACTCTTGCAGAGGTTTGCATCACTCAATTCTGACTTGGACCTGACCGTGACCGGGGGAATTGCGATGGAGATGATGTCGGTACGACTTGCCGACCTGCGAGTGGTGGGCACGCCCGACGCCAATGACATTGAGATCATCGGTTGGCTGGATTTGGCTCTTGATGACGCTGATGCGATGACCGTGATCGGATTTAATCACCCGTTCGTCCCGTCGGCGGTGACCAGCGACCCGTTCTTGCCAGGTTCATTGCGCACGATGTTGCGAATGGCGGACAACGATCGACGATTTGCTCGTGACATTTACGCCGCGCAGTTGGTTCTTTCGACGCGACGGCACACGCGATTCATCGTTGGTAAAAACGGTGCCGACGGTTCGCCCACACCCCCAAGTCGTTTGATCGCCGCAGCTCCCAAACCCGACATCGCTCGACGTGTCCGCAATTTGCTTGAGGGGAAACGCGAACTGGCACAGGTTGTTCATAGCTGGGACAAAGGACCCGACGTTACTCATCTGCCCATTCCAAAATTTGACCTTTCCAAAGAACGGAAATCGGCCAGCGATCCGATCGTCAAGGTCATGAGCGTTACGGCGTTTCGCGACTACCTGACCTGTCCGTATCGCTTTTACATACGCCACGTATTGAAATACAAACCACTTGATGATGAAGGGCGTGAACTAGCGGCGAATCAATTCGGTGATCTCGTTCACGGAGCGTTAGAAGACTTTGGCAACTCGCCTTACAAAGGCGAATCAAGCGTTTCCAAAATTGAAGCGGCTTTGTTGGAATACTTACACGCTTACGCTGATCGCTACTATGGCGGGGACACGTCGATGGCAGTGACGTTGCAAGTCACGCAAGCTGAACGTCGGCTTAAGGCGGTTGCCATTGAACAAGCCCAACGCATTGAACAAGGCTGGACCATCCACGCAACCGAAGCATCGGTCAGCGAATCGGCGGGAGCGTGCATCACGGTCCCCGAAGGAAAGATGGGAATCCGCGGACGCTTCGACCGCATCGACTTTCATGCTCAAACTGGACGCTGGGCGATTTTGGACTACAAAACGCATGGACATTCACCCGAGAAAAAACACTTCAAAAAGATTGATGGTGTTCCCACTTGGATCGACCTGCAATTGCCTCTGTATCGGATGATGATTCCATATTTGGATCTTGGGAAGGATGCGTCGCCCGCTAACGTCGAACTGGGATACTTCAACGTTAGCGAGAAAGACGAGGAAACAAAAATCAATCTGGCAACGTTTACGCCAGAGCAATTAGACGAGGCCGATGAAATTATCTGTCGGTGTGTATCGGGTGTGCTTCGCGAGGAATTTGAACCGACCGACCAACACGTTGACTTCGACGACTACAGCATGATTCTTCAGACCGGCATCGCAGACCGAATGCTTGACCGAGATGAAGTGTGGGGGCAAGGCGAATGA
- a CDS encoding UvrD-helicase domain-containing protein — protein MSKSKPDPNQTLLQWADERDVTVENEAIEDRLGHLQPTLVRASAGSGKTYQLTARLLRILLQGAAPETILATTFTRKAAGEILSRVLISLAKAADEDDDKALQSLRAQVDIPSLPRSSCLSLLDNLMRNIHRLRICTLDALFAQAARSFPFELNLPPAWRLTDEIEEVWMRERAIDQVIGTLDRSETIALLSMLGRGEVKRSVVRELIGVVETAYSIQRQAGEEAWKKLSAPALPENEVITRAAGLLLTAKPKQKTLKAKLEKMGDALQARQFACLHGETLITNIAKARRSGDPVKLGRSVFPDGLDEAFDVLFEIAKSETLRLLRAQNEATGSVLHNYDYQIDSLKQSARALGFDDVAIRLASQFAALDEQSVSSRMDGAVDHLLLDEFQDTSPVQWQVLRPLAIACASDREEVNPNATEEVRQIPRSFFCVGDTKQAIYGWRGGVAQIFDAVAIEVPDVEEKKQNESFRSSPVIMDGVNAIFRCLSKHPIVSHADKTNKADRGYHEAFAIDKFAKDFPVHVTARKDLAGHVQFVTSRKCEGDATEKRMTCFEDAARIVRHINAVAPNRSIGILTRTNRGVAEMILLLEAMGVDVSQEGGNPLTDSAAVEVILSALMMADHPGDGRWELHVSSSPLSEQEGFGPDFVRNLVEERGIAEAIESLAATIAPVCDSRDTIRLKQLTRLALAYQSNVAPRLRDFVRLVREKRVERPQAAKVRVMTVHQSKGLEFDAVVLPQLDGDLVRASGKPIAMSKKLGSPPEGLTRYLSHDNWHFLTPAWQKAFGDATCASMTEAMCLMYVAMTRARQGLYMVVPPATKKSYETKTAGSLIYHAVGSQEDPTQPETVLWELGQDDWYV, from the coding sequence ATGAGCAAATCGAAACCAGACCCCAATCAAACACTTCTTCAATGGGCTGATGAACGAGACGTTACGGTTGAAAACGAAGCCATCGAAGACCGACTCGGCCATCTACAACCGACGCTCGTGCGAGCTTCGGCGGGAAGCGGCAAGACTTACCAACTAACCGCAAGACTGCTTCGAATCTTGCTTCAAGGAGCCGCTCCGGAAACGATTCTTGCGACGACGTTCACACGTAAGGCAGCCGGGGAGATCCTCTCTCGCGTATTGATTTCGTTGGCCAAAGCAGCAGACGAGGACGACGACAAGGCACTTCAATCGCTTCGAGCTCAGGTCGACATTCCCTCGCTCCCGAGAAGCTCTTGCTTGTCGCTGCTCGACAACCTGATGCGAAACATTCACCGCTTACGTATTTGCACCCTCGATGCGTTGTTCGCCCAGGCGGCTCGATCGTTCCCGTTCGAACTCAATTTGCCTCCCGCGTGGCGTTTGACCGATGAAATAGAAGAGGTTTGGATGCGGGAACGGGCGATCGATCAAGTGATTGGAACGCTTGATCGCAGTGAAACGATCGCTCTGCTTTCGATGCTAGGGCGCGGTGAAGTCAAACGCTCGGTGGTTCGCGAATTGATTGGCGTCGTGGAAACAGCTTATTCGATTCAACGGCAAGCGGGCGAAGAGGCTTGGAAGAAACTATCGGCGCCGGCATTGCCCGAGAACGAAGTGATCACTCGGGCGGCTGGATTGTTGCTGACCGCCAAACCGAAGCAAAAGACGCTGAAGGCAAAACTCGAAAAAATGGGCGATGCTTTGCAAGCTCGACAGTTCGCTTGCCTGCATGGTGAAACGCTGATTACGAATATCGCCAAGGCTCGCAGGAGTGGTGACCCAGTCAAACTTGGTCGCAGTGTCTTCCCGGACGGTTTGGACGAAGCTTTTGACGTACTTTTCGAAATCGCTAAGAGTGAAACGCTACGATTGCTGCGGGCGCAGAACGAGGCAACCGGAAGCGTACTGCATAACTACGACTACCAAATCGACTCACTCAAACAGAGTGCACGAGCGTTGGGATTTGACGATGTCGCGATTCGCTTGGCGAGTCAGTTTGCAGCGTTGGACGAACAATCCGTGTCCTCTCGCATGGATGGTGCGGTCGATCACCTGTTGCTTGATGAGTTCCAAGATACCTCGCCCGTTCAATGGCAAGTACTTCGGCCACTCGCGATAGCTTGTGCATCGGATCGCGAGGAAGTGAACCCCAATGCGACCGAAGAGGTTCGTCAAATCCCTCGTTCATTCTTTTGCGTAGGTGACACGAAACAAGCGATCTACGGATGGCGGGGCGGGGTAGCCCAGATTTTTGACGCGGTCGCCATTGAGGTGCCTGACGTGGAAGAAAAGAAGCAAAACGAAAGTTTCCGCAGCAGCCCCGTGATTATGGATGGGGTTAACGCGATCTTCAGATGCCTGTCGAAACATCCGATCGTTTCCCATGCCGACAAAACGAATAAGGCGGACCGCGGCTATCACGAGGCATTTGCAATCGACAAATTTGCGAAAGACTTTCCCGTGCACGTTACCGCAAGGAAGGACTTAGCTGGACACGTTCAATTTGTGACATCACGTAAGTGCGAAGGTGATGCAACCGAAAAGCGTATGACTTGCTTTGAAGATGCCGCCCGAATCGTCCGGCATATCAATGCGGTCGCCCCTAACCGCAGCATTGGAATCTTGACTCGAACGAACCGCGGCGTTGCCGAGATGATCCTTCTGCTTGAAGCAATGGGAGTCGACGTTTCGCAAGAGGGTGGCAACCCGCTGACAGATTCGGCAGCCGTGGAAGTGATTTTGTCGGCGCTGATGATGGCCGACCATCCAGGTGACGGCCGTTGGGAACTGCACGTGTCCAGTTCTCCGCTAAGCGAACAGGAAGGGTTTGGGCCAGACTTCGTTCGCAACCTAGTGGAAGAACGCGGGATAGCTGAAGCAATTGAGTCATTGGCTGCGACAATCGCCCCGGTGTGTGATTCGCGAGATACCATTCGGTTGAAGCAGCTAACGCGATTGGCCTTGGCGTACCAATCCAACGTGGCCCCGCGACTACGCGACTTTGTACGGTTGGTTCGCGAAAAGCGAGTCGAGCGTCCTCAAGCGGCCAAAGTGCGAGTGATGACGGTTCACCAGTCCAAAGGGCTAGAATTTGACGCCGTCGTGCTGCCACAATTGGATGGCGATTTAGTTCGCGCCAGCGGTAAGCCTATCGCGATGTCGAAAAAGCTGGGGTCACCCCCAGAAGGTTTGACGCGTTATCTCAGCCACGACAACTGGCACTTCCTAACGCCGGCTTGGCAGAAAGCGTTCGGTGACGCCACGTGTGCGTCGATGACCGAAGCGATGTGCTTGATGTACGTCGCCATGACACGTGCGCGACAAGGCCTTTACATGGTAGTTCCGCCAGCGACGAAGAAATCATACGAGACCAAAACGGCCGGCTCGTTGATTTACCACGCGGTAGGCAGTCAGGAAGACCCCACTCAGCCCGAGACGGTGTTATGGGAATTGGGTCAGGATGACTGGTATGTTTAG
- a CDS encoding metallophosphoesterase family protein, with protein MPNPKILHSADIHLDSPLRNLAQYEDAPVDQIRGATRRALSNLVDLAISQEVRLVVIAGDLYDGDWPDQNTGLFFVSQATRLIKAGIPMVIIRGNHDAFNKMTVNLRLPKNPDGSEVMLSETEVDSREFDLGDVRVAVHGRSYRKQHERGDLVKHYPKARSGLFNLGVLHTGLTGLDGHISYAPCTPQQLADFGYDYWALGHIHKRGEHQIEGAAPVVFSGNIQGRKITEPEAKGCVIFEVDSQGAGERVFHPLDVVRWEQCSIDISAYSNTDDVMDYYESWLRTKIEEVDDRLLVPRIEMTGRSELHTKLSRDFDSIEASLRAASISIGGGQVWMEKFKLRSKHPDRSSTDSTFSSIDPSAIASITAVVDELTSKTQTAKPVTSASGMLFDDIEACDEEPNDPEATQGSQASTAADWISEELSLLLHKLPKELSGEDAVIDLSDDAKVGEWIEQAAGELMSRLQGAESE; from the coding sequence ATGCCCAACCCAAAAATCCTTCACTCAGCCGACATTCACCTCGATTCGCCGCTGCGAAATTTGGCTCAGTATGAAGATGCGCCAGTGGATCAGATTCGCGGCGCCACTCGACGAGCGCTTTCCAACTTAGTGGACTTGGCGATTTCCCAAGAGGTTCGTTTGGTTGTAATCGCAGGCGATCTCTACGATGGCGATTGGCCCGATCAAAACACGGGGCTGTTCTTTGTTTCTCAGGCAACCCGCTTGATTAAAGCGGGCATCCCGATGGTTATCATCCGGGGAAACCACGATGCCTTCAACAAGATGACTGTGAACCTGCGGTTGCCTAAAAATCCCGACGGCAGCGAGGTGATGTTGAGTGAAACGGAAGTCGATTCTCGCGAATTTGACTTGGGTGATGTCCGAGTAGCAGTTCACGGCCGCTCGTACCGCAAGCAGCACGAACGAGGAGACTTGGTCAAGCACTATCCCAAAGCACGGTCGGGTTTATTCAATCTTGGTGTACTGCACACAGGATTAACTGGGCTCGATGGTCACATCTCTTATGCCCCATGCACTCCGCAGCAGTTGGCGGATTTTGGCTATGACTATTGGGCCCTAGGACATATCCACAAACGAGGTGAGCACCAGATCGAAGGCGCCGCACCGGTGGTATTCAGCGGAAACATTCAAGGTCGAAAAATCACCGAACCGGAAGCCAAAGGGTGCGTGATCTTTGAAGTGGATTCCCAAGGTGCGGGCGAACGAGTGTTCCACCCTCTCGACGTTGTGCGATGGGAACAGTGTTCCATTGACATATCGGCGTACTCAAACACTGACGACGTGATGGATTATTACGAATCATGGCTCAGAACCAAAATCGAAGAAGTTGACGATCGTTTGTTGGTTCCGCGAATCGAAATGACGGGTCGCTCTGAATTGCACACCAAACTCTCTCGCGACTTTGACTCCATCGAAGCGTCCTTGCGAGCTGCGTCGATTTCGATTGGCGGCGGCCAAGTTTGGATGGAAAAATTTAAGCTGCGATCTAAACACCCGGATCGCAGTTCCACAGACTCAACTTTTTCGTCGATCGATCCCTCAGCGATAGCCTCCATCACAGCGGTCGTCGATGAGCTCACCAGCAAGACTCAAACCGCTAAACCAGTCACTAGCGCATCGGGAATGTTGTTCGACGACATCGAAGCCTGCGACGAAGAACCAAATGACCCCGAGGCAACTCAAGGCAGTCAAGCCTCCACAGCCGCAGATTGGATCAGCGAAGAATTATCGTTGCTGCTACACAAGCTGCCTAAGGAACTCAGTGGTGAAGATGCCGTAATCGACTTAAGCGACGACGCTAAGGTTGGTGAGTGGATCGAACAAGCGGCCGGCGAATTGATGAGCCGATTGCAGGGAGCGGAATCCGAATGA